A window of the Pseudomonas fluorescens genome harbors these coding sequences:
- a CDS encoding efflux RND transporter periplasmic adaptor subunit has product MQIQKKKALLATLLIALAAAGLWYAIKPAPAKLAAPTAIPVRVVAVSEKDVPRYTSGIGSVLSLHSVVVRPQIDGILTKLLVKEGQLVKQGDLLATIDDRSIRASLDQARAQLGESQAQLQVALVNLKRYKLLSVDDGVSKQTYDQQQALVNQLKATAQGNQASIDAAQVQLSYTQIRSPVTGRVGIRTVDEGNFLRMTDTQGLFTVTQIDPIAVEFSLPQQMLPTLQGLISDPQRAQVKAYIGADTDGETGNLLGEGHLTLIDNQINANTGTIRAKAEFDNPNQKLWPGLLVTVKIQTALDKDALVVPPTVVQRGLDQHFVYRVNGDKVEAVQVQMVYQGSGQDIIKGVKPGDVLVSDGQSRLKPGSTVQVMSEPPQVVQAEPKP; this is encoded by the coding sequence ATGCAAATCCAGAAGAAAAAGGCCCTGCTCGCCACCCTGCTGATCGCCCTCGCAGCCGCCGGCCTGTGGTATGCGATAAAACCCGCACCGGCCAAACTCGCCGCCCCGACTGCGATCCCGGTCAGGGTCGTCGCCGTCAGCGAAAAAGACGTCCCCCGCTACACCAGCGGCATCGGCTCGGTCCTCTCCCTGCACAGCGTCGTGGTGCGCCCACAGATCGACGGCATCCTCACCAAGCTCTTGGTCAAGGAAGGTCAACTGGTGAAGCAAGGCGACCTGCTCGCCACCATCGACGACCGCTCGATCCGCGCCAGCCTCGATCAGGCCCGCGCGCAACTGGGCGAAAGCCAGGCGCAACTGCAAGTCGCCCTGGTCAACCTCAAGCGCTACAAACTGCTCAGCGTCGACGACGGCGTCTCCAAGCAGACCTACGACCAGCAACAGGCACTGGTCAACCAGCTCAAAGCCACCGCACAGGGCAATCAGGCCTCGATTGATGCGGCGCAGGTACAACTTTCCTACACCCAGATTCGCTCCCCGGTCACCGGTCGCGTCGGCATTCGCACGGTCGACGAAGGCAATTTCCTGCGCATGACCGACACTCAGGGTCTGTTCACCGTGACCCAGATCGACCCGATCGCCGTCGAGTTCTCCCTGCCCCAGCAAATGCTGCCAACCCTGCAGGGCCTGATCAGCGATCCTCAGCGCGCGCAGGTCAAGGCCTACATCGGCGCCGACACCGATGGCGAAACCGGCAACCTGTTGGGCGAAGGCCACCTGACCCTGATCGACAACCAGATAAACGCCAACACCGGCACAATCCGCGCCAAGGCCGAGTTCGACAACCCCAACCAGAAACTCTGGCCGGGCCTGCTGGTGACGGTAAAGATTCAGACAGCGCTGGATAAAGATGCGCTGGTGGTCCCGCCCACCGTCGTACAACGCGGCCTCGATCAACACTTCGTGTACCGGGTCAACGGCGACAAGGTTGAAGCCGTGCAGGTGCAGATGGTTTATCAGGGCAGCGGCCAGGACATCATCAAGGGCGTGAAACCCGGCGACGTTTTGGTCAGTGACGGCCAGTCACGGCTCAAGCCCGGTTCGACCGTGCAGGTCATGAGCGAACCGCCGCAGGTGGTGCAAGCGGAGCCCAAGCCATGA
- a CDS encoding heavy metal response regulator transcription factor translates to MRVLIIEDEEKTADYLHRGLTEQGYTVDLARDGVEGLHLALESDYAVIVLDVMLPGLDGFGVLRALRARKQTPVIMLTARERVEDRIRGLRDGADDYLGKPFSFLELVARLQALTRRSGGHEPVQVSIADLWIDLISRKATRAGTRLDLTAKEFSLLSVLARRQGEILSKTAIAEMVWDINFDSDANVVEVAIKRLRAKLDGPFDEKLLHTIRGMGYVLESRGVQ, encoded by the coding sequence ATGCGCGTTCTGATTATCGAAGACGAAGAGAAAACCGCGGACTACCTGCACCGCGGCCTGACGGAACAGGGTTACACCGTGGATCTGGCCCGCGACGGTGTCGAGGGCCTGCATCTGGCGCTGGAAAGCGACTACGCGGTGATCGTCCTCGACGTGATGCTGCCGGGCCTCGATGGCTTTGGCGTATTGCGCGCGTTGCGTGCGCGCAAGCAGACGCCGGTGATCATGCTCACCGCCCGCGAGCGGGTCGAAGATCGGATCCGAGGCCTGCGCGACGGCGCCGACGATTACCTCGGCAAACCGTTTTCCTTCCTCGAACTGGTGGCGCGCCTGCAAGCACTGACCCGGCGCAGCGGAGGTCATGAACCGGTGCAAGTGAGCATCGCCGACCTGTGGATCGATCTGATCAGCCGCAAGGCCACGCGCGCCGGCACCCGGCTGGATCTGACCGCGAAAGAGTTTTCACTGCTCAGCGTGCTGGCCCGGCGTCAGGGCGAAATCCTCTCGAAAACCGCAATTGCCGAAATGGTCTGGGACATCAATTTCGACAGCGACGCCAACGTCGTCGAAGTCGCGATCAAGCGTCTGCGGGCCAAGCTCGACGGGCCGTTCGACGAGAAACTGCTGCACACCATCCGCGGCATGGGTTATGTGCTGGAGAGCCGTGGTGTCCAGTAA
- a CDS encoding multidrug efflux RND transporter permease subunit, with protein MKQHKGVSTWCIDHPVATILLTIALVLVGVIAFPRLPIAPLPEAEFPTIQVSAQLPGASPDTMASSVATPLEVQFSAIPGMTQMTSSSALGSSLLTLQFTLDKSIDTAAQEVQAAINTAAGKLPKDMPTLPTWKKVNPADSPVLILSVSSTQMPGTELSDLVETLLARQISQIDGVGQINITGQQRPAIRVQASADKLAAIGLTLADIRVAIQQTSLNLAKGALYGDSSISTLSTNDQLFHPEEYSQLIVSYKDGAPVHLKDVAKVVNGSEDAYVQAWAGDRPGVNLVISRQPGANIVETVDRIQAALPGLEAMLPASVQVKTLIDRTQTIRASLHEVEITLLIAILLVVAVMALFLRQLSATMIVSAVLGVSLTASFALMYLLGFSLNNLTLVAIVVAVGFVVDDAIVVVENIHRHLEAGDSMRDAAIKGAGEIGFTVVSISFSLVAAFIPLLFMGGVVGRLFKEFALTATSTIMISVVVSLTLAPTLAALFMRKPVHHAHDKPGFSERLLGWYEKGLRRALAHQKLMIGVFGVSVALAIGGYVFIPKGFFPVQDTGFVLGTTEAAADISYSDMVKKHLAMAEIVAADPAVQAFSHSVGVSGSNQTIANGRFWIALKPRSDRDVSASQFIDRIRPQLMKVPGIVLYLRAGQDINLSSGPSRAQYQYVLKSNDGPTLATWTQKLTEKLRSIPAFRDISNDLQLGGSITHISIDRSAAARFGLTASDVDEALYDAFGQRQINEFQTQVNQYNVILELDTKQRGKAESLNYFYLRSPLSGEMVPLSALARFDAPTIGPLSIAHDGMFPAANLSFNLAPGVALGDAVILLNQAKAEIGMPTAISGNFQGAAQAFQSSLASQPWLILAALVAVYIILGVLYESFVHPLTIISTLPAAGLGAVIMLWICGQDFSIMALIGLVLLIGIVKKNGILMIDFALEAQRHRGLSPQDAIFEACITRFRPIIMTTLAALLGALPLMLGYGTGAELRQPLGIAVVGGLLVSQMLTLFTTPVIYLWLERLFHKPKPAPIEALATTD; from the coding sequence ATGAAACAGCACAAAGGCGTTTCGACCTGGTGCATCGATCACCCGGTGGCGACGATTCTGCTGACCATCGCGCTGGTGCTGGTCGGGGTGATTGCCTTCCCGCGCTTGCCGATTGCCCCACTGCCGGAAGCGGAATTTCCTACGATCCAGGTCTCCGCGCAGTTGCCCGGTGCCAGTCCGGACACCATGGCCTCGTCCGTGGCCACGCCGCTGGAGGTGCAATTCAGCGCCATCCCCGGCATGACCCAGATGACCTCCAGCAGTGCGCTGGGCTCAAGCCTGCTGACCCTGCAATTCACCCTCGACAAGAGCATCGACACCGCCGCCCAGGAAGTGCAGGCCGCGATCAACACCGCCGCCGGCAAACTGCCGAAAGACATGCCGACCCTGCCGACCTGGAAGAAGGTCAACCCGGCGGACAGCCCGGTGCTGATCCTCAGCGTCAGCTCCACCCAGATGCCCGGCACCGAGCTCAGCGACCTGGTGGAAACCCTGCTCGCGCGTCAGATCAGTCAGATCGACGGCGTAGGCCAGATCAACATCACCGGTCAGCAACGTCCGGCAATCCGCGTACAGGCTTCGGCGGACAAACTGGCGGCCATCGGCCTGACCCTCGCCGACATTCGTGTGGCGATCCAGCAGACCAGCCTCAACCTCGCCAAGGGCGCGTTGTACGGCGACTCGAGCATTTCCACGCTGTCGACCAACGACCAGTTGTTCCACCCCGAGGAATACAGCCAGCTCATCGTTTCTTACAAGGATGGCGCCCCGGTTCACCTGAAAGATGTCGCGAAAGTCGTCAACGGTTCGGAAGATGCCTACGTGCAAGCCTGGGCCGGCGATCGACCGGGGGTGAACCTGGTGATCTCCCGCCAGCCCGGCGCCAACATCGTCGAAACCGTGGACCGGATTCAGGCCGCCCTGCCCGGCCTCGAAGCCATGCTGCCGGCCTCGGTACAGGTAAAAACACTGATCGACCGCACCCAGACCATCCGCGCCTCGCTGCATGAAGTGGAAATCACCCTGCTGATCGCGATCCTGCTGGTGGTGGCGGTGATGGCGCTGTTCCTGCGCCAGTTGTCGGCGACGATGATTGTTTCGGCGGTACTCGGCGTGTCGCTGACCGCCAGTTTCGCCTTGATGTACCTGCTCGGCTTCAGCCTGAACAACCTGACCCTCGTCGCCATTGTGGTGGCGGTGGGATTCGTGGTCGACGATGCCATCGTGGTGGTGGAAAACATTCACCGACATCTCGAGGCCGGCGACAGCATGCGCGACGCTGCGATCAAGGGCGCGGGCGAGATCGGCTTCACCGTGGTGTCGATCAGTTTCTCGCTGGTGGCGGCGTTCATTCCGCTGCTGTTCATGGGCGGTGTGGTCGGGCGTCTGTTCAAGGAATTCGCCCTGACGGCCACCTCGACCATCATGATTTCCGTGGTGGTATCCCTGACACTCGCGCCAACGCTGGCAGCGCTGTTCATGCGCAAACCGGTGCATCACGCCCATGACAAACCGGGCTTCAGCGAACGTCTGCTCGGCTGGTACGAAAAAGGCCTGCGCCGCGCCCTCGCCCATCAGAAACTGATGATCGGCGTGTTCGGCGTTTCCGTCGCGCTGGCGATCGGCGGCTACGTGTTTATCCCCAAGGGTTTCTTCCCGGTACAGGACACCGGATTCGTCCTCGGCACCACCGAAGCCGCCGCCGATATCTCCTACAGCGACATGGTGAAAAAACACCTGGCAATGGCCGAAATCGTCGCCGCCGACCCGGCCGTTCAGGCGTTTTCCCACTCGGTGGGTGTGTCCGGCAGCAACCAGACCATCGCCAACGGCCGCTTCTGGATTGCCCTGAAACCACGGAGCGACCGCGATGTTTCGGCCAGCCAGTTCATCGACCGCATTCGTCCGCAACTGATGAAAGTCCCGGGTATCGTGCTTTACCTGCGCGCCGGCCAGGACATCAACCTCAGTTCCGGTCCGAGCCGTGCACAGTATCAATACGTGCTCAAGAGCAACGACGGGCCGACCCTCGCCACCTGGACCCAGAAACTCACCGAAAAACTGCGCAGCATTCCGGCGTTCCGTGACATTTCCAACGACCTGCAACTGGGCGGCAGCATCACCCACATCAGCATCGACCGCAGCGCCGCCGCGCGCTTCGGCCTGACGGCAAGTGATGTCGACGAGGCGCTGTACGATGCCTTCGGTCAGCGGCAGATCAACGAGTTCCAGACCCAGGTCAACCAGTACAACGTGATTCTGGAACTGGACACCAAGCAGCGCGGCAAGGCCGAAAGCCTCAACTATTTCTACCTGCGCTCGCCGCTGAGCGGAGAAATGGTGCCGCTGTCGGCGCTGGCCCGTTTCGACGCGCCGACCATCGGCCCGCTGTCCATCGCCCACGACGGCATGTTCCCGGCCGCCAACCTGTCGTTCAACCTGGCGCCCGGTGTGGCACTCGGCGACGCGGTGATCCTGCTCAATCAGGCCAAGGCCGAGATCGGCATGCCGACCGCGATCAGTGGCAACTTCCAGGGCGCAGCCCAGGCGTTCCAGAGTTCCCTCGCCAGTCAGCCGTGGCTGATTCTCGCTGCATTGGTGGCGGTGTACATCATTCTGGGTGTGCTCTACGAGAGCTTCGTCCATCCGCTGACGATCATTTCGACCCTGCCGGCGGCGGGTCTGGGCGCGGTGATCATGCTGTGGATCTGCGGCCAGGACTTTTCGATCATGGCGCTGATCGGGCTGGTGCTGTTGATCGGTATCGTCAAGAAGAACGGCATCCTGATGATCGACTTCGCCCTGGAAGCACAGCGTCATCGCGGGCTGTCGCCGCAGGATGCGATTTTCGAAGCATGTATCACGCGGTTCCGGCCGATCATCATGACCACCCTGGCCGCCCTGCTCGGCGCCCTGCCGCTGATGCTCGGCTACGGCACCGGCGCCGAACTGCGTCAGCCGCTGGGGATCGCCGTCGTGGGCGGCTTGTTGGTCAGCCAGATGCTGACGCTGTTCACCACGCCGGTCATATACTTGTGGCTTGAGCGGCTGTTCCACAAGCCCAAACCTGCGCCCATCGAGGCGCTGGCAACGACAGACTGA
- a CDS encoding DUF6124 family protein has protein sequence MTKPVPDPPLESPTPLEEAMRAEDLARNREAIKRALDYYLCPNPAKPRPSTMYRVTPNVDTESLLANACESLASASTIASNFANELSGPQRSTALGIQQIIMLAELAVNRALDRVDPQT, from the coding sequence ATGACGAAACCTGTACCCGACCCACCCCTCGAATCACCCACCCCACTCGAAGAAGCCATGCGCGCCGAAGACCTCGCCCGCAACCGCGAAGCCATCAAACGCGCCCTCGACTACTACCTCTGCCCCAACCCTGCCAAGCCTCGCCCGAGCACGATGTATAGGGTCACTCCCAACGTCGACACCGAAAGCCTGTTGGCCAATGCCTGCGAATCCCTGGCCTCGGCCAGTACCATTGCCAGCAATTTCGCCAATGAGCTTTCGGGCCCGCAGCGCAGTACGGCGTTGGGAATTCAGCAGATCATCATGCTGGCGGAGCTTGCGGTGAATCGGGCGCTGGATCGGGTTGATCCGCAGACGTGA
- a CDS encoding GNAT family N-acetyltransferase, translated as MRRDLSQDVPAIEWPNGIELTTYSAERASAVHELMQIGYREGGGRVPALDVWQQQFENDPEYDPALCFIASDADGVIGVAQCWTSSYIKNLVVHPRAQRLGLGRALLLHAFKAFQDRREGFVDLKVLEDNRQAQRLYERSGMYVVRRELVPD; from the coding sequence ATGCGGCGCGACCTGAGCCAGGACGTGCCGGCCATCGAATGGCCGAACGGCATCGAACTCACGACCTACAGCGCCGAACGCGCATCCGCCGTGCATGAACTGATGCAAATCGGTTACCGCGAAGGTGGTGGTCGGGTGCCGGCGCTGGACGTCTGGCAACAGCAGTTCGAAAACGATCCGGAATACGATCCGGCACTGTGTTTCATCGCCAGCGATGCCGACGGTGTCATCGGCGTGGCGCAATGCTGGACCAGTTCCTACATCAAGAATCTGGTGGTGCATCCCCGCGCTCAGCGTCTTGGATTGGGCCGGGCATTGTTGCTTCATGCGTTCAAGGCCTTTCAGGATCGACGCGAAGGGTTTGTCGACCTGAAGGTGCTGGAAGACAACCGGCAAGCGCAGCGCTTGTACGAAAGGTCTGGAATGTATGTGGTTCGCCGGGAATTGGTGCCGGACTGA
- the norR gene encoding nitric oxide reductase transcriptional regulator NorR translates to MSAKSLLTALLPLVSDLSRELPEGERYRRLLEAMRALLPCDAAALLRLDGEWLVPLAVDGLSTDTLGRRFKVSEHPRFEVLLAGEGPTRFAADSELPDPYDGLVDGLDDHLEVHDCLGCPLFVDEKLWGLITLDALDPERFEPIELDALQAFASLASATVNAAERIERLAIRAEDEHQRAEVYRQASGQQNREMIGQSKAHKRLVEEINLVGGSDLTVLITGETGVGKELVAQAIHAASKRADKPIISLNCAALPDTLVESELFGHVRGAFTGATSDRRGKFELANGGTLFLDEVGELSLTVQAKLLRVLQSGQLQRLGSDKEHQVDVRLIAATNRDLAEEVRSGRYRADFYHRLSVYPLRVPALRDRGRDVLLLSGYFLEQNRSRMGLNSLRLNSDAQEALLAYTWPGNVRELEHLIGRSALKALGNCKVRPKILSLSAMDLDLPREILDNSPAPSEATATLPLISGDLRAATEQYQRQLISAALERNQDNWASAARELGLDRANLGRMAKRLGMKS, encoded by the coding sequence ATGTCCGCCAAATCATTACTCACCGCCCTGCTCCCACTGGTCTCCGACCTGTCCCGCGAACTGCCCGAAGGCGAGCGCTACCGACGCTTGCTCGAAGCCATGCGCGCCCTGCTGCCCTGCGATGCCGCCGCACTGCTGCGCCTCGACGGTGAATGGCTGGTGCCGCTGGCTGTCGACGGCTTGAGCACCGACACTCTTGGTCGACGCTTCAAGGTCAGCGAACACCCGCGCTTCGAAGTATTGCTGGCCGGCGAAGGGCCGACCCGTTTCGCCGCCGACAGTGAATTGCCGGATCCTTATGACGGATTGGTCGACGGCCTCGACGATCACCTCGAAGTCCACGACTGCCTCGGCTGCCCGCTGTTCGTCGATGAAAAACTCTGGGGTCTGATTACCCTGGACGCCCTCGATCCCGAGCGTTTCGAACCCATCGAACTCGACGCGCTGCAAGCCTTCGCCAGTCTCGCATCGGCCACTGTGAATGCCGCCGAACGCATCGAACGCCTGGCGATTCGTGCCGAGGACGAACATCAGCGTGCCGAGGTCTATCGCCAGGCCAGCGGTCAGCAAAACCGCGAAATGATTGGCCAGAGCAAGGCGCATAAGCGGCTGGTGGAAGAAATCAATCTGGTCGGCGGCAGCGACCTGACCGTGTTGATCACCGGCGAAACCGGGGTCGGCAAAGAGCTGGTGGCTCAGGCGATTCACGCCGCTTCCAAGCGTGCCGACAAACCGATCATCAGCCTCAACTGCGCGGCCCTGCCGGACACGCTGGTGGAAAGCGAACTGTTCGGCCACGTGCGCGGCGCCTTTACCGGCGCCACCAGCGACCGGCGCGGCAAGTTCGAACTGGCCAATGGCGGCACGCTGTTTCTCGATGAGGTCGGCGAGTTGTCGCTGACCGTCCAGGCCAAGCTGTTGCGGGTGTTGCAGAGTGGCCAGTTGCAGCGGCTGGGATCAGACAAGGAACATCAGGTCGATGTGCGCCTGATCGCCGCGACCAACCGTGATCTGGCCGAAGAAGTGCGCAGCGGCCGCTACCGCGCTGACTTCTACCATCGACTCAGCGTCTACCCGTTGCGGGTGCCGGCGCTGCGTGACCGGGGGCGCGATGTTTTGCTGCTCAGCGGTTATTTCCTGGAACAGAACCGCTCACGCATGGGCCTCAACAGCCTGCGCCTGAACAGCGACGCCCAAGAGGCGCTGCTGGCCTACACCTGGCCGGGCAACGTGCGGGAACTGGAACACTTGATCGGCCGCAGCGCACTGAAGGCGCTGGGCAACTGCAAGGTGCGGCCGAAGATTCTCAGCTTGAGCGCGATGGACCTCGATCTACCGCGCGAGATTTTGGATAACTCGCCGGCGCCGTCCGAAGCGACTGCCACCTTGCCATTGATCAGCGGGGATCTGCGTGCAGCCACCGAGCAGTATCAGCGCCAGTTGATCAGCGCCGCACTTGAGCGCAATCAGGACAACTGGGCCAGTGCCGCCCGTGAACTGGGGCTGGACCGGGCGAATCTGGGGCGAATGGCCAAGCGGTTGGGGATGAAAAGCTGA
- a CDS encoding YkgJ family cysteine cluster protein, which translates to MNTTFSCVGCGKCCTDHHVPLTLAEARMWAADGGQVIVLVEAFLANGLGLPEQQREHAQRRSAVVRSGMSDAHVAITFAAYNVGPCRNLDEDKLCRIYERRPLVCRIYPAEINPHIPLNPAAKDCPPESWEQGPELIVGGELVDQELVTLIQRSRQADRDDIRIKDAICGLLGIRTTALKGDGFTAYLPDMGAFASVIDQVTAQPLNTGHSEWLFHVSGDDIAGQVRAAGAQVVTEPPQTYAFISLRAA; encoded by the coding sequence ATGAATACGACCTTTTCCTGCGTAGGCTGTGGCAAATGCTGCACCGATCACCACGTGCCTCTGACCCTGGCCGAAGCCCGCATGTGGGCGGCCGACGGCGGTCAGGTGATCGTGCTGGTGGAGGCGTTTCTCGCCAACGGCCTGGGCTTGCCGGAACAGCAGCGCGAGCATGCACAACGGCGTTCGGCGGTGGTACGCAGCGGAATGTCCGATGCGCATGTGGCGATCACTTTTGCCGCCTACAACGTCGGCCCCTGCCGGAATCTTGACGAAGACAAGCTGTGCCGCATCTACGAGCGCCGACCGTTGGTGTGCCGCATCTATCCCGCCGAAATCAATCCGCACATCCCGCTGAACCCTGCTGCAAAGGACTGCCCGCCGGAGTCGTGGGAGCAAGGGCCGGAACTGATCGTCGGTGGTGAACTGGTGGATCAGGAACTGGTGACGCTAATCCAGCGTTCGCGCCAGGCAGATCGCGACGACATCCGGATCAAGGATGCGATCTGCGGCTTGCTCGGCATCCGCACCACCGCGCTCAAGGGCGACGGGTTTACCGCGTATCTGCCGGACATGGGTGCGTTTGCCTCGGTGATCGATCAGGTCACGGCGCAACCGTTGAATACTGGTCACAGCGAATGGCTGTTCCATGTCTCCGGCGACGACATCGCCGGGCAAGTGCGGGCGGCAGGCGCACAAGTGGTCACCGAACCGCCGCAGACCTACGCGTTCATTTCCCTGCGCGCGGCCTAG
- a CDS encoding methyl-accepting chemotaxis protein → MGIEAAALVAGSGACALGVGWLLRPLERLTERAQLIADNPLSQGIYTGRRDQFGQIEFALQMLEAQVGAVVGRIGDASQRLAGHAAQLVDHLHSSHTSTLAQQAETDQVAAAIHQMAASVAEVASHAQQASVAADMAGTETREGHLLVGESRSAVLRLAEELGRATEVIHQLEGHSSEISGVLEVIRSIAEQTNLLALNAAIEAARAGDAGRGFAVVADEVRGLAQRTQQSTNEIQRMISTLQNGARDAVLVMQQSSEHVDNSVEQAQRAARALDGISGRVEQITEMSLQIAAAVEEQSAVSEDINRNIVSIRTACELTVDEGRQSQLNSQDVAGLAGDLRSLAREFWGRRQGS, encoded by the coding sequence ATGGGCATCGAAGCTGCTGCGCTGGTGGCTGGCAGTGGCGCCTGTGCGCTGGGCGTGGGCTGGTTATTGCGGCCGCTGGAGCGGCTGACCGAGCGTGCGCAGCTGATTGCCGACAACCCGTTGAGTCAGGGCATTTATACCGGGCGGCGGGATCAGTTCGGGCAGATCGAGTTCGCCTTGCAGATGCTCGAAGCCCAGGTCGGTGCGGTGGTCGGGCGGATCGGTGATGCCTCGCAGCGACTGGCCGGGCATGCCGCGCAATTGGTGGATCATCTGCACAGCAGTCACACCAGTACGTTGGCGCAGCAGGCGGAAACCGATCAGGTGGCGGCGGCGATTCATCAGATGGCGGCCAGTGTCGCTGAGGTCGCCAGCCATGCGCAGCAGGCGTCGGTGGCGGCGGATATGGCGGGGACGGAAACCCGTGAGGGACATCTGCTGGTCGGCGAGAGTCGCAGTGCGGTGTTGCGGCTGGCCGAGGAGTTGGGGCGGGCGACCGAGGTGATTCATCAGCTCGAAGGTCACAGCAGCGAGATTTCCGGGGTGCTGGAGGTGATTCGCAGCATCGCCGAGCAGACCAATCTGCTGGCACTCAACGCCGCGATCGAAGCGGCGCGGGCAGGGGATGCCGGGCGTGGGTTTGCGGTGGTCGCCGATGAGGTGCGTGGTCTGGCCCAGCGCACTCAGCAGTCGACCAACGAGATTCAGCGGATGATCAGCACCCTGCAAAACGGCGCGCGGGATGCGGTGCTGGTGATGCAGCAGAGCAGCGAGCATGTAGATAACAGTGTCGAACAGGCGCAACGCGCGGCTCGGGCACTGGACGGAATCAGTGGGCGAGTCGAGCAGATCACCGAGATGAGTTTGCAGATTGCGGCGGCGGTTGAGGAACAGAGTGCAGTGAGCGAGGACATCAACCGCAATATCGTCAGTATTCGCACGGCGTGTGAACTGACGGTGGATGAAGGGCGCCAGAGCCAGCTCAACTCACAGGACGTGGCGGGGCTGGCGGGGGATTTGCGTTCGCTGGCGCGGGAGTTCTGGGGGCGGCGCCAGGGATCCTAG
- a CDS encoding chemotaxis protein CheV has product MSSNKARADSLSLLLFTLRSGKLMAINLLKVSEIIPCPPLTKLPESHPHVKGIATLRGASLSVIDLSRAIGERPLEDPNGGCLIVTDVSRSKQGLHVQAVSKIVHCLTTDIKPPPFGSGGSRAYITGVTSVDGTLVQVLDIEKVIHGIAPAQIDMAPTELSMEDAEVLGNARILVVDDSQVALQQSVHTLRNLGLQCHTARSAKEAIDCLLDLQGTAQQINLIVSDIEMSEMDGYAFTRTLRETPDFAHLYVLLHTSLDSAMNSEKARLAGANGVLTKFSSPELTHCLIEAAKFVAAQGH; this is encoded by the coding sequence ATGTCTTCCAACAAAGCCCGCGCAGATTCACTTTCGCTTCTGCTGTTTACCTTGCGCAGCGGCAAGCTGATGGCGATCAACCTGCTGAAGGTCAGTGAAATCATCCCCTGCCCGCCGCTGACCAAGCTGCCGGAGTCCCACCCGCACGTCAAAGGCATCGCCACCCTGCGCGGTGCTTCGCTGTCGGTGATCGACCTGAGCCGCGCCATCGGCGAGCGGCCGCTGGAAGACCCGAACGGCGGCTGCCTGATCGTCACCGACGTCAGCCGTTCGAAACAGGGCCTGCATGTGCAGGCGGTGAGCAAGATCGTGCATTGCCTGACCACCGACATCAAACCACCGCCGTTCGGCTCCGGCGGTTCGCGCGCCTACATCACCGGCGTGACCTCGGTGGACGGCACGCTGGTGCAGGTGCTGGACATCGAAAAAGTCATCCACGGCATCGCTCCGGCGCAGATCGACATGGCCCCGACCGAGCTGAGCATGGAAGACGCCGAAGTGCTGGGCAACGCGCGGATCCTGGTGGTCGACGACAGCCAGGTGGCATTGCAGCAATCGGTGCACACCCTGCGCAACCTCGGCCTGCAATGCCACACCGCCCGCAGCGCCAAGGAAGCCATCGACTGCCTGCTGGACCTGCAAGGCACGGCGCAGCAGATCAACCTGATCGTCTCCGACATCGAAATGTCCGAGATGGACGGCTACGCCTTCACCCGCACCCTGCGCGAAACCCCGGACTTCGCCCACCTCTACGTGCTGCTGCACACCTCGCTGGACAGCGCGATGAACAGCGAAAAGGCCCGCCTCGCCGGCGCCAACGGTGTGCTGACCAAGTTCTCCTCGCCGGAGCTGACCCACTGTCTGATCGAAGCGGCCAAATTTGTCGCCGCTCAGGGCCACTGA